The following DNA comes from Candidatus Desulfatibia profunda.
GGATCGGTCTCGGAAGTTATTTGTTCCGGTGCGTTGACGGGCAGCTTTTTGGGCCGGGTGCTGTTTAATCGGGCCAGGCCTAAAGACGCATACAATAACGTTGCAGCAACACATAAGATTCCCAAACCGATGTTTCTTAAACAATTTTTGTTAAGTGTCATTTTTTCACCGTCCAGGTGCCGGCGGATTTCTGTATTTTTTCACCGGGCAGGGCATTTTCCGTATTCAGCTTGCCGAATATCCGGCGGATTTCGGGCATATTTTCTTCGGACAGGTTTTCATTCATGTCAACAACCCGGTGCATAACGATCTCTCTGGATGCGTTGATCTGCGAAACCACGTAATTGAATTCTTCCGGTTTGAACCGCTCGGAGAAATCTTTCAGACTCTCGGGGATATGCGCTTTTTCCATCGGAAACATTTCCACCAATCCCTGGTAATTTTCTCCGGCCCAGCCCAACTGTTTGAAGGCCTGGAGGTCATCGGCATGAAAGCTCAATACTTGCATGGCGGTTACGGCATCTTGGTGCTCCTGACTGTGTTTGGGCGGCGTTTGGATGCGTCCTCTGGAATCAACCCCCCTGACAGAGGCAACCAGAAGCATTTCTTTGTCAAGGGCATTATACGTTCCAAGCACCTGATTTTCCAGAGCTGTACGTTCGCTCATGACTTCGACCTTAACTTCAGCGAGGGTACAGCCGACCAA
Coding sequences within:
- a CDS encoding DUF1318 domain-containing protein; translation: MRALIGIVLILLVGCTLAEVKVEVMSERTALENQVLGTYNALDKEMLLVASVRGVDSRGRIQTPPKHSQEHQDAVTAMQVLSFHADDLQAFKQLGWAGENYQGLVEMFPMEKAHIPESLKDFSERFKPEEFNYVVSQINASREIVMHRVVDMNENLSEENMPEIRRIFGKLNTENALPGEKIQKSAGTWTVKK